In a single window of the Montipora capricornis isolate CH-2021 chromosome 11, ASM3666992v2, whole genome shotgun sequence genome:
- the LOC138023945 gene encoding UDP-xylose and UDP-N-acetylglucosamine transporter-like, translating to MHPSILIFLVFVACCSNVVLLELIVREDATCVNTVTFFQFLFIAIEGFIFAANFGLSKPVIPLRTYMTMVVFFFSTSVINNYALRFNVPMPLHMIFKSGSLVANLVLGMIILKRRYHLSKYLSVLMITAGICLCTFASAKKLEFKSTTGDPLAEYKWWCTGVVLLVLALFLSARTGIYQEQMYAEYGKHPREALFYAHALPLSGFILLSQDIYSHIFVFNSSAPLVLFNVTFHIPKLWAYLAGNVITQYVCIRSVYTLMSECTSLTVTLVITLRKFLSLMFSIYYFKNPFTVYHWIGTTLVFGGTLAFTEVTSKIWAALKPEKEVKFD from the exons atgcaTCCCTCAATTCTCATTTTTCTAGTCTTTGTGGCTTGTTGTTCTAATGTAGTTTTGTTGGAGTTGATAGTAAG AGAGGATGCTACTTGTGTAAACACTGTCAcattttttcagtttctcttcATTGCCATCGAAGGATTCATATTCGCTGCAAACTTTGGACTCAGTAAACCCGTCATTCCTCTAAG AACTTATATGACAATggtcgtcttcttcttctcaaCCAGTGTGATTAATAATTATGCACTCAGATTTAATGTGCCGATGCCTCTTCACATGATCTTTAAATCA GGTTCACTGGTTGCAAACTTGGTTTTAGGAATGATTATATTAAAACGGAG atatcATTTGTCAAAGTATCTATCAGTCCTTATGATCACAGCTGGGATATGCCTGTGTACATTTGCATCAGCTAAGAAATTG GAGTTCAAATCCACTACTGGAGATCCTCTTGCAGAGTACAAGTGGTGGTGTACTG GAGTTGTTCTTCTAGTGCTTGCATTATTTCTTTCTGCAAGGACAGGAATCTATCAG GAGCAAATGTACGCAGAATATGGAAAGCATCCTAGAGAGGCTCTGTTTTATGCG CATGCTTTGCCACTGTCTGGGTTCATTCTTTTGTCACAAGACATCTACAGccacatttttgtttttaactcATCAG CTCCATTAGTTTTATTCAATGTCACCTTCCACATTCCCAAGCTGTGGGCTTACCTGGCTGGTAATGTAATCACGCAATACGTCTGCATACGAAGTGTTTACACCCTGATGTCAGAGTGCACTTCACTGACCGTCACCCTTGTTATCACACTGCGCAAGTTTTTAAGCCTGATGTTTTCAATCTACTACTTCAAAAATCCATTCACTGTTTATCATTGGATTGGTACCACATTGGTGTTTGGTGGAACCCTTGCCTTCACTGAAGTAACAAGCAAGATTTGGGCAGCTCTCAAGCCTGAAAAAGAAGTCAAATTTGATTGA
- the LOC138024993 gene encoding UDP-N-acetylglucosamine transporter-like isoform X4 codes for MADSLSLRACPKIHISLKNICLGILVVQTSSLVLTMRYSRTQKQTDEQMYIASTAVVFAEIFKILACLVVIFHGSSYRWSVFMSQLREEILDKPRETLKLAVPSGLYTIQNNLLYVALSNLDAATYQVTYQLKILTTALFSVCMLHKQLGILKWISLVLLMIGVTLVQWHADDGKASNLKEISVSGQVVGLLAVLTACCSSGFAGVYFEKILKGTKASIWMRNVQLGSFGVIFGMMAVMINDGSQVSSGGFLQGYNKITWIVISLQAFGGLVVAAVVKYADNILKGFATSVSIVVSSFVSFYFLDDFQPTRSEA; via the exons atggcggacagtCTTTCACTTCGAG CATGTCCAAAGATACATATTtcactgaaaaatatttgcttgGGAATACTGGTTGTTCAAACGTCGTCGTTGGTTCTCACGATGCGTTATTCTAGAACTCAAAAGCAAACAGACGAACAAATGTATATTGCATCGACTGCTGTGGTCTTCGCGGAGATTTTTAAAATTCTTGCATGTCTAGTCGTTATTTTCCATGGATCAAGCTATCGATGGTCAGTTTTTATGAGCCAATTGCGAGAGGAGATATTAGATAAACCAAGGGAAACGTTGAAGCTTGCTGTACCCTCAGGACTGTATACGATACAAAACAATCTTCTCTATGTAGCTCTTTCCAATTTAGATGCCGCCACCTATCAG GTCACCTATCAACTGAAGATTTTAACAACAGCATTATTTTCTGTTTGTATGCTTCACAAACAGTTAGGAATTTTGAAGTGGATCTCCCTTGTTCTCTTAATGATAGGAGTAACATTGGTTCAG tggCATGCAGATGATGGAAAAGCatcaaatttaaaagaaatttcaGTATCTGGACAAGTTGTTGGTTTGTTAGCAGTTCTGACAGCTTGTTGTTCCAGTGGATTTGCGGGTGTCTACTTTGAAAAGATATTAAAAGGAACAAAAGCAAGTATTTGGATGAGGAATGTCCAATTAG GATCTTTTGGTGTCATATTTGGCATGATGGCTGTTATGATAAATGATGGAAGTCAAGTTTCTAGTGGAGGATTCCTTCAAGGTTATAACAAAATAACATGGATAGTTATTTCACTCCAG GCATTTGGTGGCTTGGTTGTAGCTGCAGTAGTCAAATATGCTGACAACATCTTAAAGGGATTTGCAACATCTGTGTCTATTGttgtttcctcgtttgtgtCATTCTACTTCCTCGATGATTTCCAGCCAACAAG GAGTGAGGCTTAA
- the LOC138024993 gene encoding UDP-N-acetylglucosamine transporter-like isoform X3, with protein sequence MADSLSLRACPKIHISLKNICLGILVVQTSSLVLTMRYSRTQKQTDEQMYIASTAVVFAEIFKILACLVVIFHGSSYRWSVFMSQLREEILDKPRETLKLAVPSGLYTIQNNLLYVALSNLDAATYQVTYQLKILTTALFSVCMLHKQLGILKWISLVLLMIGVTLVQWHADDGKASNLKEISVSGQVVGLLAVLTACCSSGFAGVYFEKILKGTKASIWMRNVQLGSFGVIFGMMAVMINDGSQVSSGGFLQGYNKITWIVISLQSLFQAFGGLVVAAVVKYADNILKGFATSVSIVVSSFVSFYFLDDFQPTRSEA encoded by the exons atggcggacagtCTTTCACTTCGAG CATGTCCAAAGATACATATTtcactgaaaaatatttgcttgGGAATACTGGTTGTTCAAACGTCGTCGTTGGTTCTCACGATGCGTTATTCTAGAACTCAAAAGCAAACAGACGAACAAATGTATATTGCATCGACTGCTGTGGTCTTCGCGGAGATTTTTAAAATTCTTGCATGTCTAGTCGTTATTTTCCATGGATCAAGCTATCGATGGTCAGTTTTTATGAGCCAATTGCGAGAGGAGATATTAGATAAACCAAGGGAAACGTTGAAGCTTGCTGTACCCTCAGGACTGTATACGATACAAAACAATCTTCTCTATGTAGCTCTTTCCAATTTAGATGCCGCCACCTATCAG GTCACCTATCAACTGAAGATTTTAACAACAGCATTATTTTCTGTTTGTATGCTTCACAAACAGTTAGGAATTTTGAAGTGGATCTCCCTTGTTCTCTTAATGATAGGAGTAACATTGGTTCAG tggCATGCAGATGATGGAAAAGCatcaaatttaaaagaaatttcaGTATCTGGACAAGTTGTTGGTTTGTTAGCAGTTCTGACAGCTTGTTGTTCCAGTGGATTTGCGGGTGTCTACTTTGAAAAGATATTAAAAGGAACAAAAGCAAGTATTTGGATGAGGAATGTCCAATTAG GATCTTTTGGTGTCATATTTGGCATGATGGCTGTTATGATAAATGATGGAAGTCAAGTTTCTAGTGGAGGATTCCTTCAAGGTTATAACAAAATAACATGGATAGTTATTTCACTCCAG tctttatttcagGCATTTGGTGGCTTGGTTGTAGCTGCAGTAGTCAAATATGCTGACAACATCTTAAAGGGATTTGCAACATCTGTGTCTATTGttgtttcctcgtttgtgtCATTCTACTTCCTCGATGATTTCCAGCCAACAAG GAGTGAGGCTTAA
- the LOC138024993 gene encoding UDP-N-acetylglucosamine transporter-like isoform X1, whose amino-acid sequence MADSLSLRACPKIHISLKNICLGILVVQTSSLVLTMRYSRTQKQTDEQMYIASTAVVFAEIFKILACLVVIFHGSSYRWSVFMSQLREEILDKPRETLKLAVPSGLYTIQNNLLYVALSNLDAATYQVTYQLKILTTALFSVCMLHKQLGILKWISLVLLMIGVTLVQWHADDGKASNLKEISVSGQVVGLLAVLTACCSSGFAGVYFEKILKGTKASIWMRNVQLGSFGVIFGMMAVMINDGSQVSSGGFLQGYNKITWIVISLQSLFQAFGGLVVAAVVKYADNILKGFATSVSIVVSSFVSFYFLDDFQPTSFFFLGTCGVLAATFLYGLPERPKGPIADIKPV is encoded by the exons atggcggacagtCTTTCACTTCGAG CATGTCCAAAGATACATATTtcactgaaaaatatttgcttgGGAATACTGGTTGTTCAAACGTCGTCGTTGGTTCTCACGATGCGTTATTCTAGAACTCAAAAGCAAACAGACGAACAAATGTATATTGCATCGACTGCTGTGGTCTTCGCGGAGATTTTTAAAATTCTTGCATGTCTAGTCGTTATTTTCCATGGATCAAGCTATCGATGGTCAGTTTTTATGAGCCAATTGCGAGAGGAGATATTAGATAAACCAAGGGAAACGTTGAAGCTTGCTGTACCCTCAGGACTGTATACGATACAAAACAATCTTCTCTATGTAGCTCTTTCCAATTTAGATGCCGCCACCTATCAG GTCACCTATCAACTGAAGATTTTAACAACAGCATTATTTTCTGTTTGTATGCTTCACAAACAGTTAGGAATTTTGAAGTGGATCTCCCTTGTTCTCTTAATGATAGGAGTAACATTGGTTCAG tggCATGCAGATGATGGAAAAGCatcaaatttaaaagaaatttcaGTATCTGGACAAGTTGTTGGTTTGTTAGCAGTTCTGACAGCTTGTTGTTCCAGTGGATTTGCGGGTGTCTACTTTGAAAAGATATTAAAAGGAACAAAAGCAAGTATTTGGATGAGGAATGTCCAATTAG GATCTTTTGGTGTCATATTTGGCATGATGGCTGTTATGATAAATGATGGAAGTCAAGTTTCTAGTGGAGGATTCCTTCAAGGTTATAACAAAATAACATGGATAGTTATTTCACTCCAG tctttatttcagGCATTTGGTGGCTTGGTTGTAGCTGCAGTAGTCAAATATGCTGACAACATCTTAAAGGGATTTGCAACATCTGTGTCTATTGttgtttcctcgtttgtgtCATTCTACTTCCTCGATGATTTCCAGCCAACAAG TTTCTTCTTTCTTGGTACATGTGGTGTATTAGCAGCTACATTTCTCTATGGTTTACCAGAAAGGCCAAAAGGACCAATAGCAGATATAAAACCTGTGTAA
- the LOC138024993 gene encoding UDP-N-acetylglucosamine transporter-like isoform X2, with protein MADSLSLRACPKIHISLKNICLGILVVQTSSLVLTMRYSRTQKQTDEQMYIASTAVVFAEIFKILACLVVIFHGSSYRWSVFMSQLREEILDKPRETLKLAVPSGLYTIQNNLLYVALSNLDAATYQVTYQLKILTTALFSVCMLHKQLGILKWISLVLLMIGVTLVQWHADDGKASNLKEISVSGQVVGLLAVLTACCSSGFAGVYFEKILKGTKASIWMRNVQLGSFGVIFGMMAVMINDGSQVSSGGFLQGYNKITWIVISLQAFGGLVVAAVVKYADNILKGFATSVSIVVSSFVSFYFLDDFQPTSFFFLGTCGVLAATFLYGLPERPKGPIADIKPV; from the exons atggcggacagtCTTTCACTTCGAG CATGTCCAAAGATACATATTtcactgaaaaatatttgcttgGGAATACTGGTTGTTCAAACGTCGTCGTTGGTTCTCACGATGCGTTATTCTAGAACTCAAAAGCAAACAGACGAACAAATGTATATTGCATCGACTGCTGTGGTCTTCGCGGAGATTTTTAAAATTCTTGCATGTCTAGTCGTTATTTTCCATGGATCAAGCTATCGATGGTCAGTTTTTATGAGCCAATTGCGAGAGGAGATATTAGATAAACCAAGGGAAACGTTGAAGCTTGCTGTACCCTCAGGACTGTATACGATACAAAACAATCTTCTCTATGTAGCTCTTTCCAATTTAGATGCCGCCACCTATCAG GTCACCTATCAACTGAAGATTTTAACAACAGCATTATTTTCTGTTTGTATGCTTCACAAACAGTTAGGAATTTTGAAGTGGATCTCCCTTGTTCTCTTAATGATAGGAGTAACATTGGTTCAG tggCATGCAGATGATGGAAAAGCatcaaatttaaaagaaatttcaGTATCTGGACAAGTTGTTGGTTTGTTAGCAGTTCTGACAGCTTGTTGTTCCAGTGGATTTGCGGGTGTCTACTTTGAAAAGATATTAAAAGGAACAAAAGCAAGTATTTGGATGAGGAATGTCCAATTAG GATCTTTTGGTGTCATATTTGGCATGATGGCTGTTATGATAAATGATGGAAGTCAAGTTTCTAGTGGAGGATTCCTTCAAGGTTATAACAAAATAACATGGATAGTTATTTCACTCCAG GCATTTGGTGGCTTGGTTGTAGCTGCAGTAGTCAAATATGCTGACAACATCTTAAAGGGATTTGCAACATCTGTGTCTATTGttgtttcctcgtttgtgtCATTCTACTTCCTCGATGATTTCCAGCCAACAAG TTTCTTCTTTCTTGGTACATGTGGTGTATTAGCAGCTACATTTCTCTATGGTTTACCAGAAAGGCCAAAAGGACCAATAGCAGATATAAAACCTGTGTAA